In a genomic window of Arvicanthis niloticus isolate mArvNil1 chromosome 8, mArvNil1.pat.X, whole genome shotgun sequence:
- the LOC117713986 gene encoding vomeronasal type-1 receptor 4-like has product MVLKYIKDIIFLFMTVVGTMGNMTISVNYMFSWWGNPEKKPIHLILIHMASTNILILLVKGLPKTIAAFGLRNFLDDIGCKIIVYLERVARGLSICTSSLLTVVQAIIISPRASGWSRLRPKSAWHILPFFSFFWILNALISMNLIYSITSTDLNISQHINEDNYCYFMLEIEKIKWIVLPLMVLRDAVFQGAMGGASGYMVFLLQKHHQQVLHLLNSKLLYRTPPELRASQSVLLLMLCCVFFYWTDCAFSLIISISLKENTLMVNTQDFLTLGYATFSPFVLIHRDGLLVKFWHTQMEKLRKCL; this is encoded by the coding sequence atggtttTGAAATATATTAAGGACATAATTTTCCTCTTTATGACTGTGGTTGGTACTATGGGGAACATGACTATTTCTGTGAATTATATGTTCAGTTGGTGGGGAAACCCTGAGAAGAAACCCATTCACCTTATTCTGATCCACATGGCTTCTACAAACATCCTTATCCTTCTTGTAAAAGGATTGCCAAAGACAATAGCAGCTTTTGGGTTGAGAAATTTCCTGGATGACATAGGCTGTAAGATTATTGTTTACCTGGAGAGGGTGGCCCGGGGTCTCTCCATCTGCACCAGCAGTCTCCTCACTGTGGTCCAGGCCATCATCATCAGTCCCAGAGCATCTGGGTGGAGCAGACTCAGGCCAAAGTCTGCATGGCACATCCTTccattcttctcattcttttggATACTCAATGCTTTAATAAGTATGAACTTAATCTATTCCATCACAAGTACAGATCTGAATATATCacaacatataaatgaagataattattgctattttatgctggaaattgagaaaataaaatggattgtTCTCCCTCTCATGGTCCTGAGAGATGCAGTGTTTCAGGGTGCCATGGGAGGGGCCAGTGGCTACATGGTGTTTCTTCTCCAAAAACATCACCAGCAGGTCCTCCACCTTCTCAACTCCAAGCTCCTCTACAGAACTCCCCCAGAGCTGAGAGCTTCCCAGAGTGTCCTCCTTCTGATGCTCTGTTGTGTTTTCTTCTACTGGACAGATTGTGCCTTTTCTCTAATTATAAGcatctctttaaaagaaaataccttgatggtaaatacccaagattttctGACCCTTGGTTATGCAACTTTTAGCCCCTTTGTGCTGATTCACAGGGATGGACTTCTGGTTAAATTTTGGCATACTCAAATggagaaattgagaaaatgtctctga